The following proteins come from a genomic window of Sorghum bicolor cultivar BTx623 chromosome 3, Sorghum_bicolor_NCBIv3, whole genome shotgun sequence:
- the LOC8056119 gene encoding phospholipase A1 EG1, chloroplastic/mitochondrial → MTSSAMIQPRCTLHQARSTRRPEPSRASFAAAATVNEAASSPSISARASARVTSAARRTSTTASSVATMWRQVQGSHDWDGLLQPLHPVVRDEVARYGELVGACYKVMDVDPSSARYMCCNHAKERVLEEAGVAEAGYEVTRYIYATPDVAVAGGPSTSGRGRGRASWVGYVAVSTDEMTRRLGRRDVLVSLRGTVTQAEWAANLMSALEPARLDARQDVKVEAGFLNLYTSSPGGGGGGMGSCRDQLLREVSRVIKSFSKDRPREDMSVTLAGHSMGSALAMLLGYDLSQLGLNRDASGRRVPVTVFSFGGPRVGNAAFKDRCDELGVKVLRAANVRDPVTMLPGALFNEGTRGFLASWAAGDSYTHVGVELALDFLSLRDLGSVHDLGAYVSSIKAGACGKVSKSDNAVADSRGAAVLAKAMEFVGIQRAAAFALPDAALGIGGVVQSLGLI, encoded by the coding sequence ATGACTTCCTCTGCCATGATCCAACCGCGCTGCACCCTGCACCAGGCCAGGAGCACCCGGCGCCCTGAACCGTCCCGCGCAAGCTTCGCCGCTGCCGCCACAGTTAACGAGGCCGCCTCATCGCCGTCCATCTCCGCGAGGGCGAGTGCGCGGGTTACCTCAGCAGCGAGGAGGACGAGCACGACGGCATCATCTGTCGCAACCATGTGGAGGCAGGTCCAGGGGTCCCACGACTGGGACGGCCTGCTCCAGCCGCTGCACCCCGTGGTTCGCGACGAGGTGGCGCGCTACGGCGAGCTCGTCGGCGCCTGCTACAAGGTGATGGACGTCGACCCGTCGTCGGCGCGGTACATGTGCTGCAACCACGCCAAGGAGCGCGTCCTCGAGGAGGCCGGCGTGGCTGAGGCAGGGTACGAGGTGACGCGCTACATCTACGCAACGCCGGACGTGGCCGTGGCCGGCGGTCCGTCCActagcggccgcggccgcggccgcgccaGCTGGGTCGGGTACGTCGCTGTGTCCACCGACGAGATGACCCGGCGGCTCGGCAGGCGCGACGTCCTCGTCTCGCTGCGCGGAACGGTGACGCAGGCAGAGTGGGCGGCCAACCTCATGAGCGCGCTCGAGCCGGCGCGCCTCGACGCGCGACAGGACGTCAAGGTCGAGGCCGGCTTCCTCAACCTGTACACCTCCtcgcccggcggcggcggcggcggcatgggGAGCTGCCGAGACCAGCTCCTCCGCGAGGTGTCCCGCGTCATCAAGTCTTTCTCCAAGGACAGGCCCCGTGAGGACATGAGCGTCACCCTGGCTGGGCACAGCATGGGAAGCGCCCTGGCGATGCTGCTCGGCTACGACCTCTCCCAGCTCGGCCTCAACCGCGACGCGTCAGGGCGCCGCGTCCCCGTCACCGTCTTCTCCTTCGGCGGGCCGAGAGTAGGGAACGCGGCCTTCAAGGACCGCTGCGACGAGCTCGGCGTGAAGGTGCTGCGCGCCGCGAACGTCCGCGATCCGGTGACCATGCTCCCGGGCGCCCTCTTCAACGAGGGCACGAGAGGGTTCCTCGCTTCCTGGGCCGCCGGCGACAGCTACACGCACGTCGGCGTGGAGCTCGCCCTCGACTTCCTTAGCCTCCGCGACCTGGGGAGCGTTCATGACCTCGGCGCGTACGTATCGTCGATCAAGGCCGGAGCCTGTGGCAAGGTGTCCAAGTCCGACAATGCGGTGGCGGACAGCAGAGGCGCCGCCGTCCTCGCGAAGGCGATGGAGTTCGTCGGGATTCAGCGCGCCGCCGCGTTCGCATTGCCAGACGCCGCTCTCGGCATTGGCGGCGTGGTGCAAtctctcggtttgatctga